A DNA window from Arachis hypogaea cultivar Tifrunner chromosome 18, arahy.Tifrunner.gnm2.J5K5, whole genome shotgun sequence contains the following coding sequences:
- the LOC112770998 gene encoding E3 ubiquitin-protein ligase makorin-like, which translates to MSRRVLCKFFAHGACLKGEHCEYSHDWNDPPNLICTFYQKGVCAYGSRCRYDHVKVSRPQSSTASSSITEQRPLVSDDVVFGNIGITSNGIAAAPEFSPSRSPSLIPSIPAWNQEQQQYHEFVGDDDVRQSRITSPAEIPICSFAAAGNCPRGETCPHIHGDLCSTCGKNCLHPFRPEERAEHMKSCENKQKHLEALKRSQEIECSVCLERVLSKPTAAERKFGLLSECDHPFCISCIRNWRSSNPTLGMDVNSTLRACPICRKLSYFVIPSVIWYSTHEEKMEIVDSYKAKLKSIDCKHFDFGDGNCPFGTSCFYKHAYRDGRLEEVVLRHLGAADGDTVIAKDIRLSDFLASMHLQ; encoded by the exons ATGTCTAGGAG GGTTCTTTGTAAATTCTTTGCTCATGGAGCATGTCTGAAAGGGGAGCATTGTGAATATTCTCATGACTGGAATGATCCTCCGAATTTG ATATGCACATTTTATCAGAAAGGAGTCTGTGCTTATGGTAGTCGTTGCAGATATGATCATGTCAAAGTTTCTCGACCACAATCCTCGACGGCTTCTTCCTCAATAACTGAACAACGGCCCCTGGTTTCAGATGATGTTGTATTTGGTAATATTGGAATTACATCAAATGGTATTGCTGCAGCTCCTGAGTTTTCTCCTTCCAGAAGTCCTTCCCTTATTCCCAGCATACCTGCTTGGAATCAAGAACAGCAGCAGTATCATGAATTTGTAGGGGACGATGATGTTCGTCAATCTAGAATTACTTCACCTGCTGAGATTCCAATCTGTTCATTTGCTGCGGCTGGCAACTGTCCACGAGGGGAAACTTGTCCTCATATCCATGGAGATTTGTGTAGTACTTGTGGAAAAAACTGCTTGCATCCTTTTCGACCTGAGGAAAGAGCAGAACATATGAAGAGTTGTGAAAATAAGCAAAAGCATCTTGAGGCATTGAAACGTAGTCAAGAAATTGAATGCAGTGTGTGCCTTGAGCGTGTTCTTTCAAAGCCTACTGCAGCAGAACGAAAGTTTGGGCTGTTATCTGAATGTGACCATCCGTTCTGCATATCATGTATTAGAAATTGGCGTAGTAGCAACCCAACATTGGGGATGGATGTCAATAGTACATTGAGGGCATGTCCTATCTGTCGCAAGCTATCTTACTTTGTCATTCCAAGTGTCATTTGGTATTCTACACATGAAGAAAAAATGGAAATCGTTGACAGCTACAAGGCAAAGCTCAA GTCCATAGATTGCAAACATTTTGACTTTGGCGATGGGAACTGTCCTTTTGGAACCAGTTGTTTCTACAAG CATGCATATAGAGATGGTCGGCTTGAGGAGGTAGTTCTGCGACATCTTGGAGCTGCAGATGGCGATACAGTGATTGCCAAAGATATCAG GCTGTCAGATTTCCTAGCTAGCATGCATTTACAATGA